The Paracholeplasma brassicae genome includes the window CAATTGAAAGTTTTGAAGCAAGTGAAACAGTAAATCCAATCAAAGTGATGTTTGATAATGTCTCATTTATTGAAGATGAAACAACTGTAGAACTTATGAAAAATGGTAATGCAGAAACCGTTGAAGATTTCTTCTATGATAACTCAGGTGCCGGTGAAGGCACAATGGTTTTAGAAAATGGTCAAGCAGTGATTGACGTCACAGCACTTGGTGGTGAAGCATACACCCCACATTTCTATCAAATTATCGATCAATTAACACCAGGCAGCTATCGCTTGAAGTTAGTTATCTCATCAAGTGTTACACGTGATTTCCGTGTGAACTTAGTGTTACCTGAGGCTGGCTGGGTATCGTTATTGCCAGAGACAAAATACGACTTTAACGTTGAAAAAGACGTAGAAAAAGTGGTATATGTTGATTTTACTGTCGCTAATCTAGTAACTAACGTTAAACTAGAATTAGATTTCGGTACTTTAGGTGGCGAATTGGTTTCAGAAGTTGGCCAATTTGTCATTTCTGAAGTGATGGTTTATCAAAACTTAAATTCATAAGAGGAGGCGCACATGAAAAAAATACTTACTCTATTGGTTGCCTTTCTATTTGTCTTTACCCTAGCTGCTTGTAAAGACGAAGGATCAACTGAAAAGAAAATCGAACTTAGATACGCTGACTGGGCAAACCAAGACATCAACAAACGAATGATTGATAAGTTTATGGAAAAATACCCACACATTCGCGTAACCATTTCAACCGACATCGCTGGTTCTGGTGATGCCTTTACTGGTAACTTAGAGATTGCAGCACAAAATGGTCTACTACCTGACGTTTTTGCAACCGATAACGTGCCAACAATTGTTAATAAAGGTCTAACTGCAGACTTAAAAACCTATTGGGATAATGACGATGACGCAAAACTCGTCTATCCAAACATTGCTGAAACGGCTGTCTACAATGGACACCGTTACGCAATTCCTTCGTTCCAATTCTTAAAAGGTATCTTTATCAACTTAGATATTTTTGCTGAAAAGAATTTAACAACGGTTGAAGGAAAATACCGTATTGATAATAATGGTTACCCAGTAAAAGACTGGACCCATCAAGAATTTGTTGAAGTTGCAAAAGCAATTACAAACTATGACATCGTGAACACTGAAAACTTAGTCGTTGGGTTTGATACTTGGTATGGCGCACCTGATTTCCAACAAGTTTGGCCAATGATGAATGATGCAGAGACAGGTTATGATACATGGAATGGAACTTCTTTCAACTATGAATCAGAAGCTTGGATTGAAGCAATGAAGGCTAAAGTAGAAATTGACAACTATGAAACAAACCTTGGTGTCACATCTAGATACCCAGCAGCAGACTGGGAAGCAACACCAGCACTACAAAGCTACATCATCTACACTGGTTATGGTGCGATGGATATTGAAGGTTCATGGCAATTTAACTACATTCAATTAGCTAAAGAAGAAGGTATTAATTTAGGTTTCTGGCCATATCCAAGTGGTTCAGAAGGCTTGTTCCCACCGACCATTCTTGACTATGCAGCCGTTTCAAGCCAAACCGAACATCCGGAAGAAGCTTATTTGTTAGCTAAATGGATGACTTATGGTAGAGATGGTTGGAACGCACGTATTGAATTATACGAAGAAGATCGTCAAACCGCCATTTCAGAAGGCAAAACGCCTGCTTATTTAGATCGCTTCCCAATTGCTGATTACCCTGGCGTATGGGACAAAGTGTATACATTAGTTGATGGTATTGAAGGTATTGAATACACACTTGATCGTATCGAACACTCAAAACCTGACCTTGATAAATGGTTAGCTGGGTATAAAGATTTCTGGTCATGGGTGAATGACGCTGAAAATGAATATGGTTGGGCAGCGCTTCAAGTCGCTGGACCTGACGCAGTACCAACATTCGCTGCACAATGGAATGCAAAAGTAAATGAATTAGTTAGTACCCAAATTGCAAATTTAGGTAAAGACGAATAATTAATAAGGTCATCAAGAGGGGGATAAAAACCCCTCTTGATACCATATCAAATGGAGGCAATTATGATTAAAAAAGTCAAAAAAACAAGGTTTTATATCGCCGTACAAAGACAGTTGAAGAAAGTGAAAAACTTTTTTGTTTTATTCGGTTTAAAAAAGACCATATTATCAATAATCGTTATTAGCTTGTCTTTAGTGGTGGTGTTTTCATTTTTTAAGACAAGTGAAAATAATGATTTTTTTGACGCACGAAAGCTTGCCAACACGTATGAATCAAGCGCGATAAATCAAGAAGAAGACAACTACACGGCTAAACTACTTGACTATCGACAATATGGCCATCAAAAGACGAACATTGTTCGTAGTTTTGACCCATTTGATATGGTTAGTTATCAAAAAATAGATCACTCGAACGAAGAATATCAAAATCAAATCGATACGTATTATCAGTCAAATCCAGACATTAGTTCGAAAGAGCTTATTTTATTCAATAAGAAAGGTGATCGACTAGAGCTTGATTTGGAAATCACTACGGCTGGGATTTATTATCTTAGCATTGATTACACCGATGTTTCTGAAGCGGTCCAATCGAATCAAATTGCGTTAAAGATTAACGATGATTTTCCATTCTATGAAGCAAGAACGTTAATTTTAGATTCCTCATGGGTTTTTGATTCAACCGAATTTAAACTCGATCGCTACCAAAATGAGATTCAACCGAGTTCAAGCAAAGTATTCGAATGGAATCAGGCAACGCTAAAAGATCTAAAAGGGATGCACGATGGATTATTTGGGTTCTACCTTGAACCAGGCGATAAACTCAGTTTAGAACATGTTTCAGGAAGTTATTTAATCGGTAAAATTCACTTTGTTCAAGATGAAGTGATTGCGGACTATGATACCTATTTAGCAACACACAAAGACGCAGTACTTCAAGAAGAACGAATCGAGATATCAGCCAAGGACATTAAAGAGCGTTCGGATGCATCTATCCGATTAAGAGCTGAACGAGACCCATCAAGTATGCATTATCATACGCAATTTTTAAAAATGAATACGATTTTTGGAGATTCTTGGCAAAATGGTGGCCAATCAATTACTTATCAAATAGAAGTAGAAAAAAGCGGATTTTATCACGTTGGTTTTAAGTATCGTCAGTACATGATCAAAGACATGCCTGTTTTTAGAAAAATATACGTCAATGGTGAAGTACCATTTGACTTACTTTCAAGCTATGCGTTTCCATACACAACGTCGTTTATGAACCGAACACTGACAGATGAAGATGAAAAACCACTCTTAATCTATTTGAATGAAGGTACTAACGAATTGACATTAGAAGCGGTGTTGTACCCATACCGAACGACAATTGAAACCATCAAGTACGTCATGAGTCAAATTCAAGACTTGTCACTTCGTGTAAAGAAATACACCTCTGGCGGTACGGATCGTTACAGAGACTGGGACATTGAAACATATTTTCCAACCGCTAAAGAAGATGTGCTTTCTTGGGCAACAATTCTTGATGAAGCGTATAAAGATTTAAAAACACTCTCAAATACGGACGAACCTTCAGAAATTTCGAATTTGAAGGTGGCCGCTAAACGGTTGAGAGATATTGCTAAAAGCATCAACAAACTGCCATCACGCATGGTCCAATTTTCGGACGGTGACTCCTCAGTTAATCAGTTTTTAGGCGATTTGATGCAGCGTTTGATGCGTTCAAACTTAGAAATTGAACGAAGTGTTTTTTATGGTAAAACCGAAATGAAAAAACCTTATTCGAATATATTTGTAAGCACATTTGAGGGATTTAAGCGCCTAGTGCTCTCGTTTGTTAATAACCCTTACTCAACATCACGAAGAAGTAGCGATGAGTTGATCGTTTGGGTCAATCACCCAAGACAATACATCGAAATCATGCAAATGATGATCGATTCACAATACGATGGCGATATGAAAGTAACACTCTCACAAATGCCCGATCAAAACAAATTGATTTTGGCAAACGTCAGTGGGGATGCACCAGATCTTGCCATTGGTGTGGATCACTGGATACCTTATGAGTTTGCAATCAGAGACGCTTCATTGGATTTAAGGCAATTTAAAGGTTATGAAGCGATGGTAAGTGAATTTTCTAAGGGTGCAATGATTCCATATGTGTTTGAAGATGGCGTCTATGGGGTACCAGAAACACAAAACTTTTGGGTAACGTATTATCGTACGGATATTTTAAGTTCAATTGGTATTACGGACGTTCCACAAACCTGGGATGAAATTATTGAGATATTACCCCTACTTCAAAGTTATGGTATGAATTACTTTGTGCCTTTAGCGCAATATGAAGGGCTTAAACCATTTGTTGCTACACTGCCATTTATCTATCAATTCGGTGGGGACTTATACCAACCTGATGGCATGAGTACAGCAATCAATAGTGATCAAACACTTCAAGGGATTAAATTGATGAGTGAATTATTCACACTCTACAATTTACCTCAAAGAGTAGCGAACTTTTATAATCATTTTAGATATGGGTTGTTACCGATTGGTGTGAGTGATTTATCGACTTATATTTTATTATCAACCGCGGCATCTGAATTAGACGGTCTATGGCAAATGGATTTACATCCGGGTGTCTATAATGAAGAAAAAGATGAGATCGTCAGATACTCAGCCGTTGGTGCACAAGGCTCAATGATACTAAGTTCGACCAAGCATAAAGATGAATCGTTTGATTTCCTAAAGTGGTGGATGTCTACTGATGTCCAATCCGACTTTGGCTTCTTACTACAAACAACCTATGGTAAACAGTATTTTTGGAATTCTGCGAACATCGAGGCGTTTAAGACCTCTTCAATGCCAGAAGAGTTTAAAGATGTTGTCTTAGAACAGTGGAATTATGGCATTGAAGCCTCAAGAATTCCAGGGGCGTACATGGTTGAACGTGAAATATCAAATGCGTGGAGTAGCATCGTCTATAATAACGTTAATCCTAGATTAGCGCTTGATGATGCCATGCGTATATCGAATCGAGAAATCTTGTATAAGATGAGCGAATTTGGCTACGTTGAGAATAACGTAGTAATCAAAGATTACACCGTGCCAAGTATATATAATATTGACCGGTGGTTAACGGAGGTAGACCATGATTAAACGAATGAATCACCCAGCGTGGTTTATCTTACCCTATTGGATACTTTTTGCCGTGTTCATTATTGTGCCAGTTGTCATTGCAATTGGGTTATCATTTACGTACTTTAACTCGATTCAAACACCAAACTACATTGGTGTTACTAACTACATTGAGTTGATCACAGTCGATACGGTATTTATGCAAAATGTATTACCAAATACAATAAAGTTTGCTTTAATCGTTGGACCAATTGGTTATTTACTGTCATTTTTATTGGCATGGATGTTAGCACAAATACCCGGTAAATCAAGAACAGTATTAGCCATCATTCTTTATTCACCATCGCTCACCATGGGGGTCGCAATGAGTTCAATGTGGCGAATCATATTCTCTGGTGACTCTGGCGGCTATCTTAACAGCATGCTGATTAATTGGGGGATTATACTAGAACCAATCCAGTTTCTACAATCACCTGCGTATTTAATGAACATCATGATTGTCGTTTCACTTTGGAGTTCCATGGGCGTTGGCTTTCTTGCGATGCTTGCTGGGGTTTTAAACATCGATCAAACGTTATATGAAGCAGCTTATATGGATGGCATTAAAAACCGAACACAAGAAATATTTTTTATCACAATTCCACAAATGAAGCCTCAAATGCTCTTTGGTGCGGTGATGGCGGTGGTTGGTACATTTCAAGCCGGAGCCATTGGTGTACAATTATCAGGGTCTAACCCAACCCCGCAATATGCTGGGCAACTGATTGTTAACCACATCGAAGATTTTGGATTCATTCGTTACTTGATGGGGTATGCGTCTGCGATTAGTGTCGTACTATTGATGATGGTATACTTATTGTCGAAGGTGACACAAAAGATTTTAGGAGAGAGGGATTAACTATGGCAAGTTTTCAAGGCACAAAAATAAATCCAACGTCTTTTCATAAGAGTCAACTACCGTTTTATCTATTCTTAATACCTTTAGCAATTTTAATGCTATTACCGATATTATTTATTTTTAATCATGCATTTAAACCTCAATCGGAGTTGTTTACCTTTCCACCTAGGTTTTTTGTAATTAATCCAACGTTTGATAACTTTATGGAATTATCAAGAGTAACAAGTGCTACTGGTATTCCTTTTTCAAGGTATTTAATTAACAGTATTTTTGTTACAACCATTGGCGTATTTGTTGCGATAACCATCACATCTTTATCTGCCTATGGTCTATCAAAGTTACACTTTAAAGGGAAGAAGATGTTGTTCGAAATTAATACAATCGCCTTAATGTTCGTACCAATTGCTGTTGGTATCCCTAGGTATTTGATTATAGCTAAAATGGGAATCATTGATACCTATTTTGCACACATATTACCACTTGTTGTGATGCCTGTTGCGATGTTTTTGATTAAGCAGTTTATTGATCAAACACCAAATGAATTGATTGAGTCTGCAAAAATAGATGGTGCATCTGAAATGCAAGTGTTCTTGCACATCATTCGACCAATTATTTCGCCAGCCATTGCAACCGTAGGTATTCTGGCATTCCAAGCAATTTGGAATGACGTAGCAACCTCAACAACGTTCATTAATGACGAATCTAAACGAACGCTGGCATTTTACATGATGAGTTTAACCTCCGCACAAGGCAACACCGTCGCAGGGCAAGGCATGGCGGCTGCCGCAGGGTTATTGATGTTTGTTCCAAACTTAGTACTATTTATATTCCTTCAAAGTAAAGTCATGAATACCATGGCACATTCGGGGATTAAATAATGAAAAAACTATTAATTGCGATTATATCGGTTAGTTTATTGATGTTTGTCCCATCAATGATTACCGCTAATAACGGGTTGACCTACACAACCTTTACCTATTCAACCACACAAGGTCGTGTGGTTCCAACCCAAGATGCTTACTTACCACTGAATATCAATCGTAGTATCGAGGGTTTAACTTTAAATGAACCTGAAGATATTACCATTGATAAAGAAGATAACATTTACATTGCTGACACTAAAAACAAACGTGTCATAAAATACAGTTTGAAAACAGAAGAGATACGCGTGATTGGTGATGGTTTTCTACTTGATCCTAAAGGCGTACACGTTGGACTAGATGGTCATTTATATGTCGCTGATTTGGGTCATAAAAAGGCATTTAAGTTTGTTTATGACAGCCTATTAGACGATTACGTGGTTGAAGTTACTTATGAAAAACCACAAGGTTCGGTATATTTTAGTGAACTGGATAAATTTGAACCAACGAAAGTTGTTACAGACAAAGGAAATAATGTCTACTTAGTTTTAGCTGGCGCGATTAACGGATTAGCTGAATTTAAAAACAATGGTGAATTCTTTGGATTCTTTGGTGGAAATAGAATACCAAACACGTGGGATAACATCGTTAAATCACTGTTATTTGATGAAGAACAACGACGAACGTGGTTTAAGATGATTCCAAAGCCGGTATACAATACCGCAGTTGATCAAAATGGCTTAATTTTGACAACCACAAAAGACGTACCAGGGTATTTAAAACTAAATATCGCTAATTTCGTTTACTCAAAATCGAACTGGGGATTTAACCGGTTAGAAGACTTATTTGTCGGTCCAAGTGATACAATTTTCGCTGTCAATAATGACGGTTATATTACAGAATATACGGCAGAAGGACAAGTGTTGTTTATCTTCTCTGGGAAAGACTACCTCAGTCAAAAGGGCTTATTTCAATCGCCATCGTCAATCGCGGTTGATAGTAAGAATAACATTTATGTCTTAGATAAAGGCGCTTCAAGTCTACAAGTATTTATACCGACTCAATTTGCTGATTTAGTTCATGAAGCCATTACACTTTACCAACAAGGTAGGTATCAAGAGTCCAAAGGACCGTGGCAAGAAGTCTTAAAGATGAATGCACTCTTTGATTTGGCTAATAAAGGCATAGGAGACGCGTTCTTTGCAGAAGGCAATTACGAAACAGCGATGCAATACTATGAGATTAGTCGTCACAGTGAAGGTTATTCGAATGCGTACTGGGAAGTTAGAAACGAAGCACTCTTAGATAGCGCAAGTTGGATCATTTATGTGATCATCGCTTTAATCGTATTAGCTATTGTCAACCGTTTTATTCCAGTTTATCGAGTCGTGTTTAAACCAATTAAAGATGGGCATAAATATTTAAAACGCTTTAAACTATATAATGAGTTGATGTTTGGTTTTTACCTGCTTAGACACCCACAAGACGGATATTATGGCATCAAACGAGAGAATAAAACAAGTAATTTCTCCGCATTCATTTACTTGATGCTCTTTTTCCTAAGTTATATATTTTATGGGTATAATACGAACTTCCAATTCAACAATAAGATTCCATCAGAGATTGATTTCCTTCAAGAAATCATTACGGTCTTTGTTCCGTTTTTCTTGTTTGTAATTGGTAATTATTTAGTTTGTAGTATCAGAGATGGTGAAGGAAAATTAAGAGATGTCTTTCAATCATCAGCCTACACACTATTACCTTTTATCATCGCATTACCTATTTTAAGTATTATGTCACATGGACTTACAGGCAATGAAGCATTCATTTATAGTTCACTATTCAATCTTGCAGTAATTGTGTTTGTAATCTACATGATTGTAATGGTTAAAGAGATTCATTTTTACGAAATGAAACAAACCCTAGGTAATATTTTTATTTCAATATTTACAGGGTTAATGATTTTACTTATGGTTGGAATCGTTTATATTTTATTAAACGAAATCGTTATGTTGTTTGTTGATATCTTTAAGGAGGTGACAAGTCGTGGTTAAACTAATTAAGTACTTGATTGTTGTGGTAATTACCGTTACGTTTTCTTTTGTGATTGTCAATGCAAGTCAATCAAAAAATACGGAAGGACTTGTCATCGATTTAAATCAAAACTTTCCATACATCGATAAAATGTTATTAGAAAGTTCGAGATTCACTCAAAAAGATGACTTTGATCCAACACTGGTCAATGATTATCATCAATATTACCAAGTTGACTACTCAGAAGAAGAGAAAGAAGACATGGGTTATGAGTTGGTCCTTGATAACGATAAATTGTCTGTTTACTTAGAGATAAATAGTTTCTCTGTTTTAATTCACAATAAAGAAACGAACTACTATTACAGTTCAAGAAGTGAATTTCAATCGTCTGACGGACGTTCAGAAGGTAATACACGTATTCGAGCAAGACATGCCTCAGGTATATGGGTCGAATACGTAGCAAGTCAAAACCCACAACGAAATCTAGCAATACCTTATGCGCTATTAGAGCTTGCGGATGCTGAGTTTGCTACAAACGGTATCATAAATGAAACGAATTCAAGAACATCGGTTTATGAATTGGTACCTGAAACGTATCGCAAGAATAAAGTAGAGTTAAAAAAACGAAATCAAACGACTAATCAATTAGTGATAGATGTGAATCTTAAGAGTATAGGATTAAGGTTTGATGTATCCTTAGAAATCACTGAAGATGGTCTATTTCATGTCTTTTTAGATCAAGAGAGCATTGTTGAAAGCAATGACGCGTATAAAGCAACCGCGATCTATTTATTTCCAAACATGGGGGCAGTTAGAGATACTAAAGCACCGGGTTATATGGTCATTCCTGATGGTGTT containing:
- a CDS encoding carbohydrate ABC transporter permease, with protein sequence MASFQGTKINPTSFHKSQLPFYLFLIPLAILMLLPILFIFNHAFKPQSELFTFPPRFFVINPTFDNFMELSRVTSATGIPFSRYLINSIFVTTIGVFVAITITSLSAYGLSKLHFKGKKMLFEINTIALMFVPIAVGIPRYLIIAKMGIIDTYFAHILPLVVMPVAMFLIKQFIDQTPNELIESAKIDGASEMQVFLHIIRPIISPAIATVGILAFQAIWNDVATSTTFINDESKRTLAFYMMSLTSAQGNTVAGQGMAAAAGLLMFVPNLVLFIFLQSKVMNTMAHSGIK
- a CDS encoding YIP1 family protein: MKKLLIAIISVSLLMFVPSMITANNGLTYTTFTYSTTQGRVVPTQDAYLPLNINRSIEGLTLNEPEDITIDKEDNIYIADTKNKRVIKYSLKTEEIRVIGDGFLLDPKGVHVGLDGHLYVADLGHKKAFKFVYDSLLDDYVVEVTYEKPQGSVYFSELDKFEPTKVVTDKGNNVYLVLAGAINGLAEFKNNGEFFGFFGGNRIPNTWDNIVKSLLFDEEQRRTWFKMIPKPVYNTAVDQNGLILTTTKDVPGYLKLNIANFVYSKSNWGFNRLEDLFVGPSDTIFAVNNDGYITEYTAEGQVLFIFSGKDYLSQKGLFQSPSSIAVDSKNNIYVLDKGASSLQVFIPTQFADLVHEAITLYQQGRYQESKGPWQEVLKMNALFDLANKGIGDAFFAEGNYETAMQYYEISRHSEGYSNAYWEVRNEALLDSASWIIYVIIALIVLAIVNRFIPVYRVVFKPIKDGHKYLKRFKLYNELMFGFYLLRHPQDGYYGIKRENKTSNFSAFIYLMLFFLSYIFYGYNTNFQFNNKIPSEIDFLQEIITVFVPFFLFVIGNYLVCSIRDGEGKLRDVFQSSAYTLLPFIIALPILSIMSHGLTGNEAFIYSSLFNLAVIVFVIYMIVMVKEIHFYEMKQTLGNIFISIFTGLMILLMVGIVYILLNEIVMLFVDIFKEVTSRG
- a CDS encoding ABC transporter substrate-binding protein; the encoded protein is MKKILTLLVAFLFVFTLAACKDEGSTEKKIELRYADWANQDINKRMIDKFMEKYPHIRVTISTDIAGSGDAFTGNLEIAAQNGLLPDVFATDNVPTIVNKGLTADLKTYWDNDDDAKLVYPNIAETAVYNGHRYAIPSFQFLKGIFINLDIFAEKNLTTVEGKYRIDNNGYPVKDWTHQEFVEVAKAITNYDIVNTENLVVGFDTWYGAPDFQQVWPMMNDAETGYDTWNGTSFNYESEAWIEAMKAKVEIDNYETNLGVTSRYPAADWEATPALQSYIIYTGYGAMDIEGSWQFNYIQLAKEEGINLGFWPYPSGSEGLFPPTILDYAAVSSQTEHPEEAYLLAKWMTYGRDGWNARIELYEEDRQTAISEGKTPAYLDRFPIADYPGVWDKVYTLVDGIEGIEYTLDRIEHSKPDLDKWLAGYKDFWSWVNDAENEYGWAALQVAGPDAVPTFAAQWNAKVNELVSTQIANLGKDE
- a CDS encoding carbohydrate ABC transporter permease yields the protein MIKRMNHPAWFILPYWILFAVFIIVPVVIAIGLSFTYFNSIQTPNYIGVTNYIELITVDTVFMQNVLPNTIKFALIVGPIGYLLSFLLAWMLAQIPGKSRTVLAIILYSPSLTMGVAMSSMWRIIFSGDSGGYLNSMLINWGIILEPIQFLQSPAYLMNIMIVVSLWSSMGVGFLAMLAGVLNIDQTLYEAAYMDGIKNRTQEIFFITIPQMKPQMLFGAVMAVVGTFQAGAIGVQLSGSNPTPQYAGQLIVNHIEDFGFIRYLMGYASAISVVLLMMVYLLSKVTQKILGERD
- a CDS encoding extracellular solute-binding protein; its protein translation is MIKKVKKTRFYIAVQRQLKKVKNFFVLFGLKKTILSIIVISLSLVVVFSFFKTSENNDFFDARKLANTYESSAINQEEDNYTAKLLDYRQYGHQKTNIVRSFDPFDMVSYQKIDHSNEEYQNQIDTYYQSNPDISSKELILFNKKGDRLELDLEITTAGIYYLSIDYTDVSEAVQSNQIALKINDDFPFYEARTLILDSSWVFDSTEFKLDRYQNEIQPSSSKVFEWNQATLKDLKGMHDGLFGFYLEPGDKLSLEHVSGSYLIGKIHFVQDEVIADYDTYLATHKDAVLQEERIEISAKDIKERSDASIRLRAERDPSSMHYHTQFLKMNTIFGDSWQNGGQSITYQIEVEKSGFYHVGFKYRQYMIKDMPVFRKIYVNGEVPFDLLSSYAFPYTTSFMNRTLTDEDEKPLLIYLNEGTNELTLEAVLYPYRTTIETIKYVMSQIQDLSLRVKKYTSGGTDRYRDWDIETYFPTAKEDVLSWATILDEAYKDLKTLSNTDEPSEISNLKVAAKRLRDIAKSINKLPSRMVQFSDGDSSVNQFLGDLMQRLMRSNLEIERSVFYGKTEMKKPYSNIFVSTFEGFKRLVLSFVNNPYSTSRRSSDELIVWVNHPRQYIEIMQMMIDSQYDGDMKVTLSQMPDQNKLILANVSGDAPDLAIGVDHWIPYEFAIRDASLDLRQFKGYEAMVSEFSKGAMIPYVFEDGVYGVPETQNFWVTYYRTDILSSIGITDVPQTWDEIIEILPLLQSYGMNYFVPLAQYEGLKPFVATLPFIYQFGGDLYQPDGMSTAINSDQTLQGIKLMSELFTLYNLPQRVANFYNHFRYGLLPIGVSDLSTYILLSTAASELDGLWQMDLHPGVYNEEKDEIVRYSAVGAQGSMILSSTKHKDESFDFLKWWMSTDVQSDFGFLLQTTYGKQYFWNSANIEAFKTSSMPEEFKDVVLEQWNYGIEASRIPGAYMVEREISNAWSSIVYNNVNPRLALDDAMRISNREILYKMSEFGYVENNVVIKDYTVPSIYNIDRWLTEVDHD